A single genomic interval of Brevibacillus brevis harbors:
- a CDS encoding thiolase family protein, translating to MSLTNKEVYVAAAVRTPIGKLGGSLKNTPIDDLTAIVLNGALAKAGQSGEIVDGVIMGNVISAGPFINIARVGLLKAGLPNTIPGLTVNRVCASGLEAVNLAAQSIQAGHSQVMLAGGVENLTRSPYIMEKFEQPYQRGGQTLVESFGGPRSAPVSLYGELTMGDTAENVAEQFGISREDQDRFAAESQSRAINAIDAGLFRDEIIPVTLKGKKGEETLFDTDEFPRRDSSVESLSKLRPAFRKEGSVTAGNSSGINDGAAALLLMNEEMLQKTGVAPLGRIVHFVSAGVDPRIMGIGPVSAIRKLLAETNMTVEQIDLFELNEAFASQSLACMRELGLDPLKTNVNGGAIALGHPLGMSGARLAGTILFELRRRQKKYGIVSLCIGGGQGLATLVEAL from the coding sequence ATGAGCTTGACTAACAAGGAGGTGTACGTAGCAGCAGCAGTACGTACACCAATCGGCAAGCTGGGCGGAAGTCTGAAGAACACCCCCATCGACGACCTGACAGCCATTGTCTTGAATGGAGCACTTGCGAAGGCAGGACAATCCGGTGAGATTGTTGATGGGGTCATCATGGGTAACGTCATATCGGCAGGACCGTTTATTAACATTGCACGCGTTGGTTTGTTAAAAGCAGGGCTTCCTAACACCATACCTGGTCTGACTGTGAATCGGGTGTGTGCATCCGGGCTAGAGGCAGTCAATTTGGCTGCGCAGTCCATCCAGGCAGGACATAGTCAGGTTATGCTGGCGGGCGGTGTAGAGAATTTGACTCGTTCACCGTACATCATGGAAAAATTCGAGCAGCCGTATCAACGCGGCGGACAGACGCTGGTCGAGTCTTTTGGCGGACCTCGTTCTGCTCCTGTCTCGCTGTATGGTGAACTGACCATGGGAGATACAGCGGAAAACGTGGCGGAGCAATTCGGCATCAGTCGTGAAGATCAGGATCGTTTTGCGGCAGAGAGTCAGTCTCGGGCTATCAACGCGATAGATGCAGGTCTGTTCCGCGATGAGATTATTCCAGTCACGTTAAAAGGGAAAAAAGGGGAAGAAACGCTGTTTGATACGGATGAATTCCCAAGAAGAGATTCCAGTGTGGAGTCATTGTCCAAGTTGCGACCTGCCTTCCGAAAAGAGGGGAGCGTCACAGCAGGCAACTCCTCCGGTATCAATGATGGCGCAGCAGCCTTGCTCTTGATGAATGAAGAAATGCTGCAAAAAACAGGCGTCGCTCCTCTGGGGCGCATTGTTCATTTCGTCAGTGCTGGTGTTGATCCACGCATTATGGGCATTGGTCCGGTCTCTGCGATCCGCAAGCTGCTCGCAGAGACGAACATGACCGTAGAGCAAATCGACTTGTTTGAGTTAAATGAAGCTTTTGCTTCCCAGTCACTCGCCTGCATGCGCGAGCTGGGACTGGACCCTTTGAAAACCAATGTAAACGGTGGCGCAATCGCGTTGGGTCATCCACTCGGCATGAGCGGTGCCCGACTGGCAGGTACGATTCTTTTCGAGCTGAGACGTCGCCAAAAGAAATACGGAATCGTTTCGTTGTGTATAGGCGGCGGTCAAGGATTGGCCACGTTGGTAGAAGCGCTATAG
- a CDS encoding thiolase family protein — MSTPVIIDAVRTPIGRIGGALKDVRPDDLGALVIQKLLERNSIDPKTIDDVIMGCANQAGEDNRNVARMSLLLAGLPVEVPGVTVNRLCGSGLEAVNQSANAIKAGAGHVYIAGGTESMTRSPLVMMKPGTAFQRGNQQLVDTTLGWRLVNEKMKEMYPPISLGETAEKVAEQYGISREAQDEFALRSQHNYACALAEGKWEAEIVPVELKGRKGEVTLFEHDEHARPETTIEQLQKLKPAFQADGSVTAGNSSGLNDGACALLIMEQEAALAAGLKPRARIVASSVAGVDPSVMGIGPVPATRKVLKQAGLSLEQIDLFEFNEAFAAQAVASVRELGINPDLVNVNGGAIALGHPLGCSGARILTTLLYEMERRDARYGLAAMCIGVGQGIATIIERV, encoded by the coding sequence ATGAGTACACCTGTCATCATAGATGCTGTACGCACGCCAATCGGTCGTATTGGTGGTGCGTTGAAGGATGTGCGCCCGGACGACCTGGGTGCATTGGTGATTCAAAAATTGCTGGAACGCAACTCCATCGATCCGAAAACGATTGATGATGTCATTATGGGCTGTGCCAATCAGGCTGGGGAGGACAACCGCAATGTCGCGCGTATGTCACTTCTGTTGGCGGGATTGCCTGTCGAGGTGCCGGGAGTGACAGTGAACCGCCTGTGCGGCTCAGGTCTGGAGGCTGTGAACCAAAGCGCGAATGCAATCAAAGCTGGAGCAGGTCACGTCTATATTGCGGGCGGGACAGAGAGTATGACACGCTCTCCGCTGGTGATGATGAAGCCTGGTACGGCTTTTCAGCGCGGCAATCAGCAGTTGGTCGATACGACGTTGGGCTGGCGCTTGGTTAACGAAAAAATGAAAGAGATGTATCCGCCGATCAGTTTGGGGGAGACAGCGGAGAAGGTAGCGGAGCAATACGGCATTAGCCGTGAAGCGCAAGATGAGTTTGCTTTGCGCAGTCAGCATAATTATGCATGTGCCTTGGCAGAAGGAAAGTGGGAGGCAGAGATCGTTCCCGTAGAGCTGAAAGGGCGAAAAGGTGAGGTTACGCTGTTTGAACACGATGAGCATGCACGTCCGGAGACGACCATCGAACAGCTTCAAAAGCTGAAACCAGCATTCCAGGCAGATGGCAGCGTCACAGCAGGCAACTCCAGCGGTCTAAACGATGGAGCATGCGCTCTGCTTATCATGGAACAGGAAGCGGCTCTTGCAGCCGGCTTGAAGCCTCGTGCAAGAATCGTTGCATCCTCAGTGGCCGGTGTCGATCCTTCCGTGATGGGAATTGGACCTGTACCTGCTACACGCAAAGTGCTGAAGCAGGCAGGCTTGTCATTGGAGCAAATTGATCTGTTCGAATTCAACGAGGCTTTTGCGGCACAGGCAGTAGCGAGTGTACGTGAGCTAGGGATCAACCCTGATCTGGTCAACGTAAATGGCGGAGCGATTGCTTTGGGCCATCCGCTCGGATGTAGCGGTGCGCGTATCCTGACTACTCTGTTGTATGAAATGGAGCGTCGTGATGCCCGATACGGGTTGGCAGCGATGTGCATTGGAGTTGGACAGGGGATTGCGACGATTATCGAGCGTGTGTAG
- a CDS encoding 3-hydroxyacyl-CoA dehydrogenase family protein: MSIKTVGVIGAGTMGAGIALVCARKGHQVMLLDANKAVLDKALVYLESILTKDVEKNKISEQEMTETLELVHLVSEIEQLADCDIVIEAVPERLDLKKSIFSQLSGICREDALLLTNTSSISITEIAGGLSHPERILGFHFFNPAPVMPLVEVIRGKKSSEENVEVAYRFAQELGKVPVLVTDTPGFIVNRIARPYYNEALRILGDHVAGVEQIDRIMKLAGGFKMGPFELQDMIGIDINFATTKSVYTDFFHEGRFKPSRIQQQMVQSGSLGRKTGEGFYDYNK, translated from the coding sequence GTGAGTATAAAAACAGTAGGCGTCATTGGGGCGGGAACAATGGGAGCGGGGATCGCTCTCGTCTGTGCTCGCAAAGGACATCAGGTCATGCTGCTGGATGCAAATAAGGCGGTGCTGGACAAAGCGCTTGTCTATTTGGAATCGATCCTGACAAAAGATGTGGAGAAAAACAAAATCAGTGAACAAGAAATGACAGAGACGCTAGAGCTGGTCCATCTCGTATCGGAAATAGAGCAGTTGGCAGACTGCGATATCGTCATCGAAGCGGTGCCAGAGCGTCTTGATTTGAAAAAAAGCATTTTCAGCCAGCTTTCTGGGATTTGCAGAGAGGATGCCCTCTTATTAACGAATACTTCCTCTATCTCGATTACGGAGATTGCAGGGGGGCTTTCGCATCCCGAGCGCATTCTCGGATTTCATTTTTTCAATCCGGCACCCGTCATGCCGTTGGTTGAGGTTATTCGCGGGAAAAAATCGAGCGAGGAAAATGTGGAGGTGGCGTATCGATTTGCGCAAGAGTTGGGCAAGGTGCCTGTTCTGGTGACGGACACCCCTGGCTTTATCGTCAATCGAATCGCGCGGCCTTACTATAATGAAGCATTGCGTATACTTGGCGATCATGTGGCAGGTGTGGAGCAGATTGACCGCATTATGAAGCTGGCGGGTGGATTCAAAATGGGACCGTTTGAGCTTCAAGACATGATTGGCATCGACATCAATTTTGCCACCACCAAATCGGTCTATACTGACTTCTTCCATGAAGGACGATTTAAGCCTAGCCGGATTCAGCAACAAATGGTTCAATCCGGTAGCTTGGGCAGAAAGACGGGGGAAGGCTTCTATGACTACAACAAATAA
- a CDS encoding enoyl-CoA hydratase-related protein — MYETILYEVSEGVAVVTLNRPDKFNAFTAVMNMEITDALKQAQKDADVRCVVLTGAGRAFNAGQDLSDVSDGGDVDYGGFLRDRYNPMILQFQKTEKPIIAAVNGVAAGAGMSVALACDIRLASEKASFVNAFVNIGLVPDSGGCYFLPRIVGIGKALELAMTGEKVSAEEALRIGLVNQVYPAESFMEDALAYARKLALLPTKGIGLIKRTMYKGLEMGLEETLAYEAFAQEAAGSTADHKEGVTAFMEKRAPRFTGR; from the coding sequence GAATCGTCCAGACAAATTCAATGCGTTTACAGCCGTCATGAATATGGAAATCACCGATGCGTTGAAGCAGGCGCAGAAGGATGCGGATGTGCGTTGCGTCGTTCTTACCGGAGCAGGGCGGGCGTTCAATGCGGGTCAGGATCTCAGTGACGTTTCTGATGGAGGAGATGTGGATTACGGTGGTTTCTTACGGGATCGCTACAATCCAATGATCCTCCAGTTTCAAAAAACCGAGAAACCAATCATCGCAGCGGTTAACGGTGTTGCAGCAGGTGCAGGCATGAGTGTTGCGCTGGCGTGCGATATTCGCCTGGCTTCGGAAAAGGCATCCTTCGTCAATGCTTTTGTCAACATCGGGCTCGTTCCTGATTCAGGAGGCTGCTATTTCTTGCCGCGCATCGTCGGGATCGGCAAGGCGTTGGAGCTGGCGATGACGGGGGAAAAGGTATCCGCTGAGGAAGCACTGCGAATTGGATTGGTCAATCAGGTGTACCCTGCGGAAAGCTTCATGGAGGATGCGTTGGCGTATGCGCGCAAGCTGGCGTTACTGCCGACGAAGGGGATTGGTTTGATCAAGCGCACGATGTACAAGGGGCTTGAGATGGGGTTGGAAGAGACCTTGGCATATGAAGCTTTTGCACAAGAAGCGGCTGGCAGCACAGCGGATCATAAGGAAGGGGTCACCGCTTTCATGGAAAAACGTGCGCCTCGTTTTACAGGCCGTTAG
- a CDS encoding 3-hydroxyacyl-CoA dehydrogenase family protein — protein MTTTNKAVLLVGTSPLYAELNHLMMERGYQVLTLAEAMAEPELVELAVEVNSVDLQAKKRQMRELDDLLPPNVPIITTSLAITATEVASWTQHPERVCGFGTLVPLIERELIEIAPALQTELDTIQVTQDFFQSLGKETEIVNDEVGLVFPRILTLIINEAAFTLMEKAATATDIDIAMKKGTNYPYGPLEWADRIGLDEIFAISRGLQRDLAEERYRTAPLLRKLVLAGRVGVRSGQGFYTYEDKVGVEA, from the coding sequence ATGACTACAACAAATAAGGCTGTATTGCTCGTGGGCACAAGCCCGCTGTACGCAGAGTTGAATCATTTGATGATGGAAAGAGGCTACCAGGTGCTTACGCTTGCAGAAGCGATGGCGGAACCTGAGTTGGTTGAATTGGCTGTGGAAGTAAATAGCGTTGATTTGCAGGCGAAAAAGAGGCAGATGCGCGAGTTGGATGATCTATTGCCACCAAACGTACCGATCATCACGACTTCGCTCGCGATTACAGCGACAGAGGTAGCGTCATGGACACAGCATCCTGAACGCGTTTGCGGGTTTGGAACGCTCGTGCCCTTGATTGAACGGGAGCTGATCGAGATTGCCCCCGCCCTGCAAACGGAGCTGGATACGATTCAAGTAACGCAAGACTTCTTTCAGTCGCTCGGGAAAGAGACGGAAATCGTAAACGACGAGGTAGGTCTCGTATTCCCGCGCATTTTAACGCTCATTATCAACGAGGCTGCCTTTACCCTGATGGAAAAAGCAGCAACCGCTACCGATATCGATATTGCAATGAAAAAAGGCACCAACTACCCATACGGCCCTCTCGAATGGGCAGACCGCATCGGTTTGGATGAGATTTTTGCGATATCGAGAGGCTTGCAGCGCGATCTGGCCGAGGAGCGTTATCGCACTGCGCCGCTATTACGCAAGCTGGTGCTGGCAGGGCGTGTCGGCGTACGCAGTGGGCAAGGCTTTTACACGTACGAGGACAAAGTGGGTGTAGAGGCATGA
- a CDS encoding thioesterase family protein, whose product MIDRLQPGTTEELTVTVTKDMLPVFEGQVVHPVMSTVSMIYYMEWAGRRVILPFLEADEEGSGFAVDIKHVGPAVIGQEVTFRATCVQVTEKRVVCEVTADTTRNRVGLGTFVQAIFKKDEIKRRFEVLQAEIEQEVNGNK is encoded by the coding sequence TTGATAGATAGACTCCAGCCGGGTACGACAGAAGAACTTACTGTGACGGTGACAAAGGACATGCTGCCTGTTTTTGAGGGCCAAGTCGTGCATCCCGTGATGTCGACCGTCAGTATGATTTATTACATGGAATGGGCAGGAAGACGCGTCATTTTACCATTCCTGGAAGCCGATGAGGAGGGCTCGGGATTTGCTGTAGACATCAAGCATGTCGGCCCAGCCGTGATTGGTCAGGAGGTTACGTTCCGGGCTACCTGTGTGCAGGTTACCGAAAAACGCGTAGTGTGCGAGGTTACGGCGGACACTACGCGTAATCGTGTAGGACTCGGGACGTTCGTCCAGGCTATCTTCAAAAAGGACGAGATCAAGCGGCGTTTTGAGGTCTTGCAAGCGGAGATCGAGCAGGAAGTAAATGGGAATAAATAA